A stretch of DNA from Takifugu flavidus isolate HTHZ2018 chromosome 13, ASM371156v2, whole genome shotgun sequence:
CAACACTTACGCCCAGATGTTTATCGTGGTTGATGATTCACAAATTTTTGAGGAAGTTTCTTAAAAAATACCACCATTCCCTGCGTGGGGGGCATTCATCCTCCTGTAAATAACAAAATTGCACCTGATCCACAGCACGTTCTCCCATCCCAGCTTTCTGGAATCCCCAAATCAGCCAAATTTCCCCTCTTATCACCTGTTGTCCGGCTCCTTTGGCAgccctgaccaaaagtgacgtCAACAAAAGGCCTCCTCGTCAGGACAATCAAACCATTTGTGACATTATTACACTTTTTCTCCTGGTGAACTCCCACAGGGCGATACGTAACCAGCCGGTTAACTAATGATAAGAGGCTGTAGAAAGGGCAGAGTGTGTTTTGCTGCGCTTGGATTTACAACAGCATTTGACAGCTGAGTTTGGGAGCAGCCAAAATGAGTAAGCATTTAGCTCTTTGTTGCCTGAATTACCCCGtatgtgttgatttatttactgGCTGTTTACAGTTGCGTTCTGCTCTCTTCGCACCGTTGTTTGTTCACCTGACGGGCTGCTGCGTTGTTGTCAACCCGCTTGTGTTTTGTCGTTTTATTCCAGCAGAGCAAAGTGGCGTCAGCCTCAAAAACGTCACCTATGCCGGGAAAAATGGTGCCATAAACGAGGGCTTTGAAATAGAGGTAGGCGTTGGGATTGGACACATTGCTTTAGGACAGAGGGaactattgttgttgttgttgttgttgtttaaaatGAGTGCCTTTGCTTTCCCAGGAAGATGTTTTTTATCACAGCATCGTGGAAAATGAGCCTGAAACGGCCACAAACCGCCTGGGATCGTACTTGAGGTGGGATGGAAGTTCATTTGAGTATTAGAACCTCAGAACATTAACCCTCTATGATGTTTCAtgcgtatacacacacacatctgcatatATTCATGGGTTTTGATGTTTCAAAGTgggtttgttttacatttaattccattttctCATCAGCCAGGTCGCCAGACCGTTTAATGCTGCTGAGGACTTCATGAAGACCCATTCGTCTACCTTCAAATGCATATTGTTGGTGGTGTTTGGTTTAGGTAAAGCTAAAAAAATAACCTCTGTACTCTCAATGTTGCCGCATCCTCTCACGGATCGGGCCCGTCTCCTCCGCCAGGTTACGTGGCGTACTTCATTGCGGCCTGCGTATTGGACTTTCAGCGGGCCACTGCTCTTGTGGTTCTGACGGTTTTGGCCGTGGTGGCCAAGTCTTACGAGCTTTTGAAGGAGCACAAAGGAGAAAGCATCAGCCGGTGTTTCCAACCGGCCGTGAGATGCTTCAAGTCCAACCTGAAGTGGCTGAAATGGTgagttgggtttgtttttaaatgtatttccaTCCCAGAGTCCAGTTCCCCGGCGCCATAACGACCCGTGGGCGTCTGGTGGGTCTCTGCAGGGTTTTCATCGCGGTTGTTCTTGTCCTCTTCGTGACCTGGCTCGCCTTAGACACCAGCAAGCGTCCCCAGCAGCTCATCTCGTTCGGAGGCGTCTGCGtgttcatcctgctgctgttccttcTGTCGGCCCACAGGTCGGCGGTGAGTTTTGCCCTTTCGAAACAGGTGGGGAGTTGTTATCACGGCACATTATCTGTGGCTGGGATATCACTGCCCTTGTGCCCCTGTCATCTTTTCTATTATCATTGGACTTAGCGGCACTGCTTCCTTGTCATAGCGGCTGTCATTTGCTTATCAGTGtaattctgtgtttgtttgtttctgctgtgtttggtaGGTGTCATGGAGGACTGTGTTTTGGGGTCTGGGGTTGCAGTTCTGTATCGGGATCTTTGTTATCAGGACACAACCTGGACTCGTAGCTTTTGAATGGCTTGGACATCAAGTCAAGGTATTTGGGACGAACCAACAAATGACTGaatgaacgaatgaatgaatgaatgaatgctttATCTTATCCGTCCTCGACGCACTTTTAATTATTTGCCAATTTGGCAGCAGATAGAGTGGAATTGATCTTTACACTCGGATGACAGTTAGCTTCCGCCCACTCTGGTTCTGTTACAGCTTTAATAAAGGATAATAAAGTAGCACCTTCTGTTACTCCAGCTGGACCTGAGCCTTGTCCATTTTAAGCCTTCAAAAACTCTCAGAAACCACATATTAGCATAAGCAAATGCTACTAAAAGGAGTGTAAGATCAAATGAACTGGTACTGATTACCTGACAGATTAATAACCAATCCAAATAGCCCCGTTTAACTGGAAGTACAGGCTGCAATGTTGCTTATCTGAAAAGCACAGCATGTTTTAACGTAGTCTTATCTCAGGAGCTACTTTTTTATGCTATTCCAGCTTATTCCTCAGCAATGACAGGGTTGGTTTAGTACAATGTGTGCACAAGCATGTGGCCTTTGAGTCACTTTTTGGCTGCGGCGTGACCTGTTGCCTCAAAGTTGCAGTTTCGATCCTGAGCTtgtgaattaaaaacaaagaaatgatcCTCTTTGTGCCTCACCAACAGGTGTTCCTCGACTATACCAAAGAAGGGTCATCCTTCGTGTTCGGGAACCTGATTGACAACATTTTTGCCTTTCAAGTAAGTTGATTCACCTTAAACCGCTTAAGATCGGCGCCACTGGACGCACGTGACGAGTGTTGCCTCCTTCCTCAGGCTCTGCCCATTGTGGTGTTCTTCAGCAGCATCATGTCGGTCCTTTACTTTTTGGGAATAATGCAGTGGCTCATTCTGAAGGTTGGAACGTGCGCCGCACAGCATCGCAGGCTCTCGTGACCCTCCCGGCGTGACGAAGGGccgtgtgtttttgtgtgcagatCTCTTGGCTGATGCAGATAACAATGGGAACCTCTCCCACAGAGACCTTGAGCGTAGCAGGCAATATATTTGTCGGGCAGGTACTTTGACGCCCGCCTGAGAGCGGTGTTGCTCAGAAACATCAGGTCTTTGCGCTCTTtaattctccttttttcccctcatcagaCTGAGGCCCCGCTACTGATTCGCCCGTACTTGAAGGACATGACCAAATCTGAGATTCACGCTGTGATGACCGGTGGTTTTGCCACCATTGCGGGCAGCGTCATGGGGGCGTTCATCTCATTTGGGGTGAGATGAAGCTGATGCAGAAGTCTATTTAAGATAATTGGTCCCATTAATTAATAATGGATCATGCCCAGGGTCATTGTTATGGGTTAGCGTTAGCTAGCCCGCTTAGCTAATGTtgtcttaaaaagaaaaatcacaaaatATTGGCTGATTTTGCTGTATTTTGCAGATCGATGCTTCTTCTCTGATCGCAGCGTCAGTGATGGCTGCTCCTTGTGCCTTGGCCATTTCTAAACTTTCCTAcccagagacagaagagagtcCCTTCAAGTCAAAAAAGAATGTTGAAGTGTCCTGCGGGTGTGTAAGCACGAGCATATCACCTATTTATTCGGTGACATTTCATATTTTCCCAATCCTGTGAATGCAGCTAGTATTTTAAACTCCTCAGAGACGAAAAGAACATCCTGGAGGCTGCCAGTAATGGAGCGTCCGCTTCTATACCCCTTGTGGCTAACATTGCAGCCAATCTAATCGCCTTTCTCGCCATCCTTGGGTTCATTAATCAAGCTTTGAGCTGGATGGGAGATATGGTGGGGTACCCCTCGCTCACATTTCAGGTAACTTTTACCAATACCGCCATCATTTTATGGGACGTTTCATCTTAATCTTGCAGCCAAATATCTTTTCTAAGTGCTGCCCAAGCTAATTGTCGAGGCTCAAGTTGATCTCAACCACGATTTAGCGTGCCTCTCTTTGTCCAGTTGATCTGCTCTTACGTGTTCATGCCGGTGGCCTTCCTGATGGGGATCCCCTATGAAGAAAGCTTCACCGTGGCTGAACTCATCGGCACAAAGCTCTTCCTCAACGAGTTCGTTGCATATCAGAAACTATCCATCCTGAAGGCCAACAGGCTGAACGGGCTCGAGGAGCTCATTGGTGGCGAACGACAGTGGATATCAGTGTGTAGACCTTCACCTAAACCTGATCTTGCACGACACCGTGGACGACCTTTAACAATGTTTTTCTGATGGCAGGTCAGATCAGAAACGATCACCACTTATGCTCTTTGTGGATTTGCTAACTTCAGCTCATTGGGCATCGTGATTGGAGGCCTGTGTGAGTATTTGCCTTATATTTAAACCATCTCTCAACAATCTGATGCAAATatcctcttctttttcctctcaaaGCCTCTATATGTCCCTCCAGACGAGGAGATGTATCATCTCTGGTGCTGAGGGCCATGGTCACCGGCACGTGTGTGTCTCTCATCAACGCCTGCGTTGCTGGTAAACAGACTTTAAAACAAGAAGCGCAATTAGCTTTTATGGTGGCTAATTCACCGCTATCGCTTTAATCATCAGGAATCCTGTTTGTGCCTTCGCCGGACTGCGTGACGTTCTTCGAGACGTCCGCTTTTGATGCCGCAGACGCCACCGTGCAAAGTTGCTGCAACGACCTTTTCGAAAGGTGAGAGAGGCGGAATGTAACAAAATACACTTCATGAAAGTACGCCTCTAAAGCTACTTGAGTATTGCcacttttaaaaagtttaaaaaataaacttaaGACTGGGAGCTAACTAAAAAGACCTCAAAGGTTTCCATGAGAATTGAAGGAAAGATTCATGATTTAATAGTAATAGCCTCCACTCCAGGCAGAATTACAGTGCTTGTAAAACAAtaagaagaaaacatcaatgACAAACTCTGAAATATGCAATGAATATGGGACCTAATCATTGtactgtttttgctgcagcacTATAAACAACGGGACCATCGTATTCGAAGGACTGTGGAGCACAGTAGCCAACGCCACCGTCTTCCTCTCAAGCTGTTGTCAGTGTTGtggcctctctgctgcagatgtttgcacCTAGAATTCCCGCCAGTCAGTATTTATTGTTGATGTGTCCCTTTATCTTTGTATATTTTTATCAGAGCTGGTGTAAAAATGTGAAACCGAGATGTGCCCACGTTCAGAATGAAAGTGAATTTCATGTATCATATTGTAAATTGATTCAGATAAGTTAAAAGCAAGAGTTGGAGGATCGATTCGGGCGGCGCTGTAGCCGTTTAAGATGAACCGCTGTTGTATTTAATTGGTAATAAAACTTTGTGAACCACGAATGAtgttttatattcattttattttttttaaaaagtggattTGATGTGACATAAAGACTGCACAGATCATAAACGCTCATTTATTCCTTCTCATTCGCTTACATTCGCGCACATTTCTAAAATCTTCATAACGTTCCAACCATTGAGCGCTTTGACTCCACGTAAatgcagatgtttgttttcatggtgtCATTGTTGGGAACCAAGATCTGCTCTGTGATGCAGTTCTAGCTGCTGATAACGGCCATGCAATTAAAACCAATGACTTGATATTCAAACATTCCCAATCTCGTTATAGCCCGACAAGAATCGGACAGGTTACCTTTACTCTATTCTTTATTCGAGTACAAGCTGTCTGTAAAAAAAGTTGAAGAAATAGAGCAGAAGAGGTCGAAGATTGGTCGTGTTTCCGCTAACACTTAAAAATCCTCAGAATCTGATTGGGTGGGacgtgaaaccaaatcaaaatCCATGCGAGCGGCCTCAAACGGACGCGCTTTTATCTCGAAAAATTCCTCGTGCGGGCTGAGCTGAGTCTCTGGAGCTCACCTGTGAGCGGACGCACACCAACGGATAAAACAGTCAAAAAAGCTCTGCGCAGCCTCGGCGGCGTTGCCAAATTATGCGCGGATGCTGTAAAgggaaatgtgcacacacacgtgtctcaAGCTGCGTGACGACGACCTGCAAGCAGCTCAGAAGTCAGACATATAAAAACATCAAAGCGTTACACCTCCCACCAGGATTGCACGTAGGcaacatttctttttcctttgaCTAAACTCCACCGTCATTGAAACGGCAGCAAAATTTGCCGTAGAAAAGAATCGGCGTCCACAGACGTTACTGTCCTTCCAGTGGTTTGTCCATTCGTAGAGGCGACACAAATGGCTCAGCGTGGTTCTTGCTACAGACTTtctcagcaacaacaaaaaagaaagccACCAAAACATTCCTTTATGTGTAACCACACTCTTTTGGGTCCTTGTTAACTTTGGTAAACTGAGGTATTTCCCCGCCCTACCTCATTTCCACACTTGTTTCTGTGAGCCTGGATTTGCCACCCGATTTATCGTCCTCTGTTTCCTGAACCTTCCTGGCTACCTTTGGGCTGGAATTAGCCTTCCTGCTCATCTGAGGGCTTTGTCCTTTACGCTGCATTTGCGGACTGCTTGAACCCAGCTTCCGGTTGAGCAGCGGGCTCCTGGAGCCCTTCGCCTTGGGCGGCTGCAGACTCTCCAGAGTCTTGAGCGGTATGAGCCCAAGAAGTCCGCAGTAGTAGTTGCACTGATGATGCGTTAGGAACTGCTCGAATACTTCAGGCGAGCCGCTCTCCGTTAGGCCCTGGTAACTAAAGGGAAATAACACGTTTATTCTATTTAACgatttaaagaaataaacattaaaatgcaCATAGAACTTATATATACAAACCCCTTTGACTTGGTCACAACTCTTATATTTGTTAGCTTGGTTTCAACACCTGCAAGACAGAAAGCAGGGTTCACGTCACCAGTCAGTCAGGCCTCTGCGTGATCATGTCAGCGTAGGACCGAGTCCCACCTTCCATCTGTGTGACCAGTAGATTGCCGTGTGTCCACTGGTGGATCCAGTGCTGGAAAGTGCTGCATTTCTGCTCCACCTCAGAGGCGGTTTGTGTAATTAGCTTGCCTTTGGGATCCATCGTGCAGTGTTTGAGGCACTGACCTTTGAGGTCAGCCTCCACAGTGGCATACGGAACAGAGTTTGCAGGCCGATAGATTAGATACTGAGGAATCACTCTGcaggtataaaaaaaaaagataaaacaccCAAAATTGTCTTAATGAGAGGTATTTTCAGACATCTTCAAGCTAATCAAGTGTAAGAATGTTTCACTTACTCTAACAAAAAGCCAAAGTTCTCACTAACTCTGGCTTCCGCGGAAAAGATTTTACAGTATTCCCGAATCGTGTTT
This window harbors:
- the slc28a1 gene encoding sodium/nucleoside cotransporter 1 isoform X1 translates to MTEQSGVSLKNVTYAGKNGAINEGFEIEEDVFYHSIVENEPETATNRLGSYLSQVARPFNAAEDFMKTHSSTFKCILLVVFGLGYVAYFIAACVLDFQRATALVVLTVLAVVAKSYELLKEHKGESISRCFQPAVRCFKSNLKWLKWVFIAVVLVLFVTWLALDTSKRPQQLISFGGVCVFILLLFLLSAHRSAVSWRTVFWGLGLQFCIGIFVIRTQPGLVAFEWLGHQVKVFLDYTKEGSSFVFGNLIDNIFAFQALPIVVFFSSIMSVLYFLGIMQWLILKISWLMQITMGTSPTETLSVAGNIFVGQTEAPLLIRPYLKDMTKSEIHAVMTGGFATIAGSVMGAFISFGIDASSLIAASVMAAPCALAISKLSYPETEESPFKSKKNVEVSCGDEKNILEAASNGASASIPLVANIAANLIAFLAILGFINQALSWMGDMVGYPSLTFQLICSYVFMPVAFLMGIPYEESFTVAELIGTKLFLNEFVAYQKLSILKANRLNGLEELIGGERQWISVRSETITTYALCGFANFSSLGIVIGGLSSICPSRRGDVSSLVLRAMVTGTCVSLINACVAGILFVPSPDCVTFFETSAFDAADATVQSCCNDLFESTINNGTIVFEGLWSTVANATVFLSSCCQCCGLSAADVCT
- the slc28a1 gene encoding sodium/nucleoside cotransporter 1 isoform X2, whose amino-acid sequence is MKQSGVSLKNVTYAGKNGAINEGFEIEEDVFYHSIVENEPETATNRLGSYLSQVARPFNAAEDFMKTHSSTFKCILLVVFGLGYVAYFIAACVLDFQRATALVVLTVLAVVAKSYELLKEHKGESISRCFQPAVRCFKSNLKWLKWVFIAVVLVLFVTWLALDTSKRPQQLISFGGVCVFILLLFLLSAHRSAVSWRTVFWGLGLQFCIGIFVIRTQPGLVAFEWLGHQVKVFLDYTKEGSSFVFGNLIDNIFAFQALPIVVFFSSIMSVLYFLGIMQWLILKISWLMQITMGTSPTETLSVAGNIFVGQTEAPLLIRPYLKDMTKSEIHAVMTGGFATIAGSVMGAFISFGIDASSLIAASVMAAPCALAISKLSYPETEESPFKSKKNVEVSCGDEKNILEAASNGASASIPLVANIAANLIAFLAILGFINQALSWMGDMVGYPSLTFQLICSYVFMPVAFLMGIPYEESFTVAELIGTKLFLNEFVAYQKLSILKANRLNGLEELIGGERQWISVRSETITTYALCGFANFSSLGIVIGGLSSICPSRRGDVSSLVLRAMVTGTCVSLINACVAGILFVPSPDCVTFFETSAFDAADATVQSCCNDLFESTINNGTIVFEGLWSTVANATVFLSSCCQCCGLSAADVCT
- the slc28a1 gene encoding sodium/nucleoside cotransporter 1 isoform X3, whose product is MKTHSSTFKCILLVVFGLGYVAYFIAACVLDFQRATALVVLTVLAVVAKSYELLKEHKGESISRCFQPAVRCFKSNLKWLKWVFIAVVLVLFVTWLALDTSKRPQQLISFGGVCVFILLLFLLSAHRSAVSWRTVFWGLGLQFCIGIFVIRTQPGLVAFEWLGHQVKVFLDYTKEGSSFVFGNLIDNIFAFQALPIVVFFSSIMSVLYFLGIMQWLILKISWLMQITMGTSPTETLSVAGNIFVGQTEAPLLIRPYLKDMTKSEIHAVMTGGFATIAGSVMGAFISFGIDASSLIAASVMAAPCALAISKLSYPETEESPFKSKKNVEVSCGDEKNILEAASNGASASIPLVANIAANLIAFLAILGFINQALSWMGDMVGYPSLTFQLICSYVFMPVAFLMGIPYEESFTVAELIGTKLFLNEFVAYQKLSILKANRLNGLEELIGGERQWISVRSETITTYALCGFANFSSLGIVIGGLSSICPSRRGDVSSLVLRAMVTGTCVSLINACVAGILFVPSPDCVTFFETSAFDAADATVQSCCNDLFESTINNGTIVFEGLWSTVANATVFLSSCCQCCGLSAADVCT